A stretch of the Bacillus sp. FJAT-18017 genome encodes the following:
- a CDS encoding amino acid ABC transporter ATP-binding protein yields MISIRGLHKQFGDLQVLKGIDLEVEKGKVVVVIGPSGSGKTTLLRCLNVLETPTKGSITISGQTLDFTGKAVPNKAIASFRRLTGMVFQSYNLFPHKTAMENVMEGPIIVKGENKENARQKAALLLQKVGLGDKLDYYPHQLSGGQQQRVGIARALAMEPAVMLFDEPTSALDPELVGEVLKVMKDLANEGMTMVVVTHEMRFAREAANEVIFMDQGVVLERGKPENIFTNPKHERTRQFLNLIRPEI; encoded by the coding sequence ATGATTTCAATAAGAGGTCTGCATAAGCAGTTCGGCGACCTTCAAGTTTTGAAGGGCATCGATTTGGAGGTTGAAAAGGGGAAGGTGGTTGTCGTCATCGGGCCGTCCGGTTCTGGTAAAACTACCCTGCTCCGCTGCCTCAATGTTCTCGAGACGCCAACAAAAGGCAGCATCACTATTTCCGGGCAGACACTTGATTTTACTGGAAAGGCTGTTCCAAACAAAGCAATTGCTTCGTTCCGCCGTCTTACCGGGATGGTCTTCCAGAGCTATAATTTGTTTCCGCACAAAACGGCGATGGAAAACGTCATGGAAGGGCCGATTATCGTCAAAGGTGAAAACAAGGAAAATGCCAGGCAGAAGGCTGCATTGCTATTGCAAAAAGTAGGGCTTGGCGACAAGCTTGATTATTATCCGCATCAATTATCAGGCGGACAGCAGCAGCGTGTCGGCATTGCCCGCGCACTTGCGATGGAACCTGCCGTCATGTTGTTCGACGAACCAACATCTGCGCTTGACCCAGAACTTGTTGGCGAAGTGCTGAAGGTTATGAAAGATCTGGCGAACGAAGGGATGACGATGGTTGTCGTCACCCATGAAATGCGTTTTGCCCGTGAGGCAGCCAACGAGGTCATCTTTATGGATCAGGGAGTTGTCCTTGAACGCGGCAAGCCGGAGAACATTTTCACCAACCCAAAACACGAGCGGACCAGGCAGTTTTTGAACCTGATCCGTCCGGAAATATAA
- a CDS encoding MASE3 domain-containing protein: MKNSQAETRFLIYVLAAISALMMIHIFHPQLSKIYDPVNYVSFHTVLEFFSISVSMTIFLYCWKTYEKSKSSAALWLMYTFYTVGIIDLFHTLTFKGMPFFITESTVQKATYFWIAGRAIEAGLMVKIMFMKDEKLRRDWRWSVIFASLATIAVTTVFIFTFEGLLPQLVIEGEGTTPLKNLLEYIISAMHLLALVMCLYKYYLNKQTVYLNLGMAFTLLFLSELIFTVYRSVYDLDNFSGHIFKVLGYYFILKGIHEILLPVDEYKEEAAVAESIVKKNPGAIFSITKKDDNFIFSYIEGGMIRQLGFHPEQMAGTSVEDFLPASGGDIMDYCNSTWDSGENQTFMAQIKNHSYLISLVPVIEQGITLQITGTATEITSFTQQGTPQKQAL, translated from the coding sequence GTGAAAAACTCACAAGCAGAAACAAGATTCCTCATATACGTCTTAGCAGCAATTTCCGCACTGATGATGATTCACATCTTCCATCCTCAGCTCTCAAAAATCTATGACCCGGTCAACTACGTCTCTTTTCATACAGTATTAGAATTTTTCAGTATCTCTGTTTCAATGACGATTTTCCTTTACTGCTGGAAAACCTACGAGAAAAGCAAATCAAGCGCCGCGCTCTGGCTTATGTACACGTTTTACACCGTAGGCATTATCGACCTCTTCCATACGTTAACCTTTAAAGGAATGCCATTCTTCATTACTGAAAGCACAGTCCAAAAGGCAACCTATTTCTGGATTGCAGGCCGTGCAATTGAAGCGGGGCTCATGGTCAAAATCATGTTCATGAAAGACGAGAAACTAAGGCGGGATTGGCGCTGGTCTGTCATATTTGCATCGCTTGCGACAATCGCGGTTACCACGGTATTCATTTTCACATTCGAGGGATTATTGCCGCAGCTCGTCATTGAAGGAGAAGGCACAACCCCGCTCAAAAATTTGCTCGAATATATCATCTCCGCCATGCACCTTTTAGCACTCGTCATGTGCCTTTACAAATACTATCTTAACAAGCAAACCGTCTACTTGAACCTGGGAATGGCATTCACACTTCTATTCCTTTCCGAACTTATTTTCACTGTCTATAGGAGCGTATATGACCTCGACAACTTCTCGGGGCACATCTTCAAGGTGCTTGGATACTATTTCATACTCAAAGGAATCCATGAAATCCTCCTGCCTGTCGATGAATACAAAGAGGAAGCTGCTGTCGCCGAGTCAATCGTCAAGAAAAATCCCGGCGCAATTTTTTCAATCACCAAAAAAGATGACAACTTCATCTTTTCCTATATCGAAGGCGGTATGATCCGCCAGCTCGGCTTCCATCCCGAGCAAATGGCCGGAACGTCCGTCGAAGACTTCCTCCCGGCCTCGGGCGGTGACATCATGGATTACTGCAATTCAACCTGGGACTCCGGCGAAAACCAAACATTCATGGCCCAAATCAAAAACCATTCTTACCTGATTTCGCTCGTCCCGGTAATCGAGCAAGGCATCACCCTCCAAATCACCGGAACTGCAACGGAAATAACCAGCTTCACCCAACAGGGCACTCCGCAAAAACAGGCCCTTTAA
- a CDS encoding response regulator transcription factor, with translation MRLLIVEDEPIIRDLLKLYLKKHFEITEADNGRDGLRLSLEQDFDFILLDMFMPEMDGLEVWKNLRMQKNTPVLILTAQYSEELEEAGKEAHTHFMLKPFSPKDVAAHILQSLTLPSS, from the coding sequence ATGAGGTTATTGATCGTTGAAGATGAACCCATCATCCGTGACCTGCTTAAACTTTATCTAAAAAAACACTTTGAAATAACAGAAGCTGATAACGGCAGGGATGGGCTGCGACTTTCCCTCGAACAAGACTTCGACTTTATTCTTTTAGACATGTTCATGCCCGAGATGGATGGATTGGAAGTTTGGAAAAACCTAAGGATGCAAAAGAACACACCCGTCCTCATCCTGACAGCCCAATACTCCGAGGAGCTGGAAGAGGCAGGTAAAGAAGCACATACCCACTTTATGCTAAAGCCCTTCAGTCCAAAAGACGTAGCGGCTCACATCCTCCAGTCCCTCACCTTACCAAGCAGTTAA
- the cls gene encoding cardiolipin synthase: MLKRRIEFVFVIALTICLYMVVYTNIGPWWKLGFGGLYAGIILISVVSLCLENRSPPHTLVWIYVLVFIPVLGYIFYLYSGQLYLKGYLFKHKRQLNRSQWERMMRSETSPDLTFFVENQENFAKFAAKAAKTPISTSSRSVVLKNGKETFGQIIEELRKAETFIHIEYYIFRSDRLGQEIIDILIEKAKAGVEVRFIYDAAGSLSLRLTDIRRMKKAGINARPFSPLKFGFFNQKFNFRNHRKIIIIDGKVGFVGGLNVGVEYLGEDENFGYWRDTHMMLTGEAVYTLHTVFLLDWEYVSREKVLDYEHAKKYTIDDGTLDGAIQVVASGPDTHQGIMSDFYYALMASAQQSIWIATPYFVPDESIRTALRIAAAKGLEVRIMVPEINDSFLTQYATRSYFSELLRYGVEIYSYKKGFLHQKVIIIDGNLASIGTANMDMRSFHLNFEVNVFLYGTSSIRDLVAHYEQDMKDSEKIGAVEFYKRGLWNRMKESFARLFSGVL, translated from the coding sequence ATGCTAAAACGGCGGATTGAATTTGTTTTTGTGATAGCACTGACCATTTGCTTGTATATGGTCGTTTATACAAACATAGGGCCTTGGTGGAAGCTGGGGTTCGGTGGTTTGTATGCGGGGATTATTTTGATCAGCGTTGTGTCGCTGTGCCTGGAGAACCGCTCGCCCCCGCACACGCTTGTCTGGATTTATGTACTGGTGTTCATCCCGGTGCTGGGGTATATTTTTTACTTGTACTCGGGCCAGCTTTACTTGAAGGGCTATTTGTTCAAGCATAAGCGGCAGCTGAACCGGAGCCAGTGGGAGCGGATGATGCGATCGGAGACATCTCCGGATTTGACGTTTTTTGTGGAAAATCAGGAGAACTTCGCCAAGTTTGCGGCGAAGGCCGCGAAGACGCCAATTTCTACGTCTTCCCGCTCGGTTGTTTTAAAAAATGGCAAGGAGACGTTCGGCCAGATTATTGAAGAGCTGCGCAAAGCTGAGACGTTCATTCATATCGAATATTATATATTCCGGTCTGATCGGCTTGGCCAGGAGATTATTGATATTTTAATTGAAAAGGCGAAGGCCGGTGTCGAGGTGCGTTTCATTTACGATGCGGCGGGGAGCCTCAGCCTCAGGTTGACGGATATTAGGAGAATGAAGAAAGCCGGGATCAATGCGCGGCCGTTTTCGCCGCTGAAGTTCGGATTTTTCAACCAGAAATTCAACTTCCGGAACCACCGGAAAATTATTATTATTGATGGGAAAGTGGGCTTTGTCGGCGGGTTGAACGTCGGCGTCGAGTATTTGGGTGAGGATGAGAACTTCGGCTACTGGCGCGATACGCATATGATGCTGACCGGCGAGGCAGTCTACACACTTCATACCGTTTTCCTACTCGACTGGGAGTATGTAAGCCGTGAGAAGGTTCTCGATTACGAGCATGCGAAAAAGTATACTATTGACGACGGTACGCTCGATGGCGCAATCCAGGTTGTCGCCAGCGGCCCCGACACGCACCAGGGCATTATGAGCGATTTTTATTATGCATTGATGGCGAGCGCCCAGCAGTCAATCTGGATTGCGACTCCGTATTTTGTTCCGGATGAATCGATTCGGACGGCTCTCAGGATTGCCGCGGCCAAAGGACTTGAGGTACGAATCATGGTGCCGGAAATTAACGACAGCTTCCTGACTCAATATGCGACGCGCTCGTATTTTTCCGAACTGCTCCGCTATGGGGTCGAGATTTATTCATATAAAAAAGGCTTCCTGCACCAGAAGGTCATTATCATCGACGGAAATCTTGCCTCAATCGGGACCGCGAACATGGACATGCGCAGCTTCCATCTCAATTTTGAGGTAAACGTCTTTCTGTACGGGACAAGCTCGATTCGCGACTTGGTTGCGCATTACGAGCAGGACATGAAGGACTCCGAAAAAATCGGTGCTGTCGAGTTTTACAAACGTGGGCTGTGGAACAGGATGAAAGAATCCTTCGCTCGCTTGTTCTCGGGTGTGCTGTAG
- a CDS encoding amino acid permease, whose amino-acid sequence MSKNGKLGLWLLTALVVGNMVGSGIFMLPRSLSEAASPAGVLLAWLLTGFGVLMTALVFGNLAIRKPELGGGPQIYAKDLFKQGTHASKLSGFMASWGYWIGNLVGNIAIITTFAGYLSTFFPIMTSQADWFTIGSFTLKVGNGLTFIVCTVLLWMTHAIVLRGIEDAGKLNFAATAAKVAGFVIFILIGLFAFDKTNILPMVEPRTDAAGNTLGLLGQVNSAALTTLWAFIGVESAMVFASRAKKQVDVKRATILGLFISLGIYIGISTLVMGMLSQEALIASDKPLIDAITVFVGPIGGQALAALGLIALFGSTLGWVMLSAEVPYQAAKQGIFLPSFLKENKKGMPVRSLVITNMLGQVFIFSTISNSISQAFDFIVFIATLSYLIPYFIASVYQLKLVVTGDTYLIGDRSRLTDGIIAGIATLYSIWVIIAGTSDIKTFALGMLLLLSGIFFYGPLRQAVVNFFKPKPKKINEV is encoded by the coding sequence ATGAGCAAGAACGGAAAATTAGGATTGTGGTTATTGACGGCGTTAGTCGTTGGAAATATGGTGGGCTCGGGGATCTTTATGCTGCCTCGTTCACTTTCGGAAGCAGCCAGCCCAGCTGGTGTGCTATTGGCATGGTTATTAACCGGCTTTGGTGTTTTAATGACAGCATTGGTCTTCGGCAATTTGGCCATCCGTAAGCCTGAGCTTGGCGGCGGCCCGCAAATCTATGCGAAAGACTTATTCAAGCAAGGCACACATGCATCGAAACTTTCAGGCTTCATGGCATCCTGGGGTTACTGGATTGGGAACCTCGTTGGAAACATTGCGATTATAACAACGTTTGCAGGCTATCTGTCTACGTTCTTCCCGATTATGACCAGCCAGGCTGACTGGTTCACTATCGGCAGCTTCACCCTTAAAGTCGGGAACGGGTTGACATTCATCGTTTGTACAGTGCTGTTATGGATGACTCATGCGATTGTCCTGCGCGGTATTGAAGATGCTGGCAAGCTGAATTTTGCTGCGACCGCCGCAAAAGTGGCTGGTTTCGTCATCTTTATTCTAATAGGACTGTTCGCTTTTGATAAAACGAACATCCTGCCAATGGTCGAACCCCGCACAGATGCGGCTGGCAATACGCTTGGACTCCTTGGCCAGGTTAATTCGGCTGCATTGACAACTCTTTGGGCATTTATCGGTGTCGAATCCGCTATGGTATTCGCATCACGTGCGAAAAAGCAGGTTGATGTTAAGCGTGCAACCATTCTTGGGCTTTTTATCTCGCTTGGAATTTATATCGGAATTTCAACACTAGTCATGGGCATGCTTAGCCAGGAAGCATTGATCGCTTCCGATAAGCCGCTAATCGATGCCATTACGGTGTTTGTTGGCCCGATTGGCGGACAGGCACTCGCTGCACTGGGTTTAATCGCCCTGTTCGGTTCAACACTTGGCTGGGTGATGCTTAGCGCCGAGGTACCTTACCAGGCAGCCAAGCAGGGCATTTTCCTGCCATCATTTCTAAAAGAAAACAAGAAGGGCATGCCAGTCCGATCGTTGGTGATTACCAACATGCTTGGCCAAGTGTTTATTTTTTCTACCATCTCGAATTCAATTTCACAAGCGTTCGATTTCATTGTATTTATTGCAACCTTGTCTTACTTGATTCCATACTTCATCGCTTCTGTGTACCAATTGAAGCTTGTTGTGACAGGGGACACATATCTGATTGGGGACCGTTCCCGTTTGACTGATGGAATCATTGCCGGTATTGCTACACTTTACTCGATCTGGGTTATAATCGCCGGGACATCTGATATCAAGACCTTTGCGTTAGGTATGCTCCTGCTCCTAAGCGGCATTTTCTTCTATGGACCGCTCCGGCAAGCAGTGGTTAACTTCTTTAAGCCTAAGCCGAAAAAAATAAATGAAGTTTAA
- a CDS encoding amino acid ABC transporter substrate-binding protein gives MKKFSLFFALLLSLVLVLAACGTNDNAKNGGNNDTNNKKEETANKDDLLAKVKDEGKLVVGTEGTYAPFSFHNDKGELTGFDVEIAREVGKRLGVDVEFQETQWDAIFAGLDAKRFDMIANQVGIRPDRQEKYLFSDPYITSAAVLITRTDNKDIQTFEDIKGKKSAQTLTSNYGQMAKDLGAEVVGIDSFNQAVELLNSKRVDATINDKIAFLDFKKNRPDAQVEVKDESEDASQSGLMFRKGSETLVEEVNKALKEMIDDGTYDKISKEWFGENVLK, from the coding sequence ATGAAGAAATTTTCATTATTTTTTGCATTGCTATTAAGCCTTGTGTTGGTGCTTGCAGCTTGCGGCACGAATGACAACGCGAAGAATGGCGGCAATAACGATACTAATAACAAAAAAGAAGAAACTGCGAACAAGGACGATTTGCTTGCAAAGGTAAAGGATGAAGGCAAGTTGGTTGTTGGTACGGAAGGTACATATGCTCCGTTCTCATTTCATAATGATAAAGGCGAGCTGACTGGCTTTGACGTTGAAATCGCACGTGAAGTAGGAAAACGTCTTGGAGTCGATGTTGAATTTCAGGAAACACAATGGGATGCAATCTTTGCAGGCCTTGATGCAAAACGTTTTGACATGATTGCCAACCAGGTGGGAATCCGTCCGGACCGCCAGGAAAAATACTTGTTCTCTGATCCGTACATTACATCTGCTGCGGTTCTGATTACACGGACCGACAATAAAGATATTCAAACATTTGAAGACATTAAAGGAAAGAAATCTGCCCAAACCTTGACTAGTAACTATGGGCAAATGGCAAAAGATCTTGGCGCCGAGGTTGTTGGCATAGACAGCTTTAACCAGGCAGTTGAGCTGCTAAACTCTAAACGCGTCGATGCGACCATTAATGACAAAATCGCATTCCTTGATTTTAAAAAGAACCGCCCGGATGCACAAGTTGAAGTGAAAGACGAATCCGAAGATGCTTCCCAGAGCGGCTTGATGTTCCGCAAGGGCAGCGAAACACTTGTTGAAGAAGTCAACAAGGCGCTTAAAGAAATGATCGACGACGGTACGTACGACAAAATCTCCAAAGAATGGTTTGGCGAGAATGTACTTAAATAG
- a CDS encoding GNAT family N-acetyltransferase, with product MKSLSKKLYQLDWQELQSTPENIKGWLIKDGGLTMELTFKTASETELEEIYELAGVNRREATNHVAENNRQRMIEAYEHSARYGAYFRCLMDRETLVGWVYVDKAFDYLTGEEIGWISDIYVKPSYRCRGYSKLLIDEALKEFKDQGYPEAGLNVYVHNDIAMNLYEKMGFRDVNKFMKKTL from the coding sequence ATGAAGTCATTATCTAAGAAGTTGTATCAACTTGACTGGCAGGAATTACAAAGCACACCGGAGAATATAAAAGGGTGGCTAATAAAGGATGGTGGATTAACAATGGAATTAACCTTTAAGACGGCTTCCGAAACAGAGCTGGAGGAAATATATGAGCTCGCTGGTGTAAACCGGCGCGAGGCCACTAACCATGTAGCCGAGAATAACCGCCAGCGAATGATTGAGGCATACGAACATTCAGCGAGATACGGCGCCTACTTCCGCTGCCTGATGGATAGGGAAACACTGGTTGGCTGGGTGTATGTCGACAAGGCTTTTGACTATTTGACAGGAGAGGAAATCGGCTGGATCAGCGATATTTATGTAAAACCCTCGTACCGTTGCCGCGGTTATTCCAAGCTGCTAATTGACGAGGCGCTAAAGGAATTCAAAGACCAAGGCTACCCGGAGGCAGGCCTCAACGTTTACGTCCACAACGACATAGCGATGAACCTTTATGAAAAAATGGGCTTCCGGGATGTAAATAAATTTATGAAAAAAACGCTATAA
- a CDS encoding amino acid ABC transporter permease: MYLNSIFADPERMDRLTTIAKNSWMPLLEGLIQYTIPLTLISFVIGLILAVLTALARISHNKPLQYIARVYVSAIRGTPLLVQLFILFYGLPTIGVVIDPFPAAVVGFSLSVGAYASEIIRAAVLSIPKGQWEAGYSIGMSYPQLLKRIILPQAARVSVPPLSNSFIGLVKDTSLAATILVTEMFRRAQEIASTNYEFLLLYLQAALLYWIVCFVLSIFQGKLEARFDRYVK; the protein is encoded by the coding sequence ATGTACTTAAATAGTATTTTTGCAGACCCTGAACGAATGGACAGGCTGACAACCATCGCGAAAAACTCGTGGATGCCGCTCCTGGAAGGGCTCATTCAATACACAATCCCGCTGACACTTATTTCATTTGTCATCGGGCTGATCCTGGCCGTGCTCACTGCATTGGCCAGGATTTCGCATAACAAGCCACTCCAGTATATCGCGCGCGTCTATGTATCTGCTATCCGCGGGACGCCACTCCTGGTTCAGCTGTTCATCCTGTTTTACGGCTTGCCAACAATTGGCGTCGTTATTGACCCGTTTCCAGCAGCCGTTGTCGGTTTTTCGCTCTCGGTCGGTGCATATGCATCCGAAATCATCCGGGCTGCTGTTCTATCCATCCCAAAAGGACAATGGGAAGCCGGATATTCAATTGGCATGTCGTATCCCCAACTCCTAAAGAGAATTATCTTGCCACAGGCTGCCAGGGTTTCTGTTCCGCCATTATCAAATTCATTCATCGGCCTTGTTAAGGATACCTCGCTTGCCGCGACAATTCTCGTTACGGAAATGTTCCGTCGGGCGCAGGAAATTGCTTCCACAAATTATGAGTTCTTGCTGCTTTACTTACAGGCTGCCCTGCTTTATTGGATTGTCTGCTTTGTCCTTTCCATCTTCCAGGGGAAATTGGAAGCGAGGTTTGACCGGTATGTCAAATAG
- a CDS encoding flotillin family protein has product MEMIWIAAGIGVFIVLALIAVFVTKYKTAGPDEGLIITGSMLGSKNVHIDESGNKIKIIRGGGAFILPVFQQSQPLSLLSSKLEVTTPEVYTEQGVPVMADGVAIIKIGGSISEIATAAEQFLGKAKEDRENEAKEVLEGHLRSILGSMTVEEIYKNRDKFSQEVQRVASQDLAKMGLVIVSFTIKDVRDKNGYLDSLGKPRIAQVKRDADIATAEAEMETRVKRAEAAKEAKQAELQRATEIAEAEKTNQLKVSEFRAEQESAKARADQAYDLETARSKQQVTEQEMQIKIIERQKQIELEEKEIQRRERQYDSEVKKKADADRYSVEQSAAAQKAKEMAEAEANKYRIEALAKAEAERIRLDGLAKADAVRAQGETDAEIIRLKGLAEAEAKQKIAEAFELFGQAAVMDMVIKMMPEYAKQIAAPLANIDKISIVDTGGGGSGSGANRVTGYATNLMAGLQETLKASSGIDLKELLENYSGKGTIRPAVLEGTVKEEKKEPVKA; this is encoded by the coding sequence ATGGAAATGATTTGGATTGCAGCAGGTATTGGCGTTTTTATTGTTCTCGCACTTATAGCTGTTTTTGTGACAAAGTACAAGACTGCAGGACCGGATGAGGGTTTGATTATTACAGGCAGCATGCTGGGCAGTAAAAATGTCCACATTGACGAATCAGGCAACAAAATTAAAATCATCCGCGGTGGCGGTGCATTTATTTTACCAGTATTCCAGCAGTCCCAACCGCTTAGCCTATTGTCAAGTAAGCTGGAAGTGACCACACCTGAGGTGTACACCGAGCAGGGCGTTCCGGTTATGGCTGATGGTGTAGCAATTATTAAAATTGGCGGATCGATTTCCGAAATCGCTACTGCCGCCGAGCAGTTCCTCGGCAAAGCGAAGGAAGACCGCGAGAATGAAGCGAAAGAGGTCCTTGAAGGCCATCTTCGTTCTATCCTCGGATCGATGACTGTTGAAGAAATTTATAAAAACCGTGATAAGTTCTCACAGGAAGTCCAGCGCGTCGCATCCCAGGACCTCGCGAAAATGGGACTTGTGATTGTTTCGTTCACTATAAAAGATGTCCGTGACAAAAACGGCTACCTCGATTCCCTTGGTAAGCCGCGGATTGCCCAAGTGAAGCGCGATGCCGATATCGCAACGGCCGAGGCTGAAATGGAAACACGCGTCAAGAGGGCTGAGGCAGCCAAGGAAGCAAAACAGGCTGAATTGCAGCGCGCTACTGAAATTGCAGAGGCTGAAAAGACCAACCAGCTGAAGGTATCGGAATTCCGCGCCGAGCAGGAAAGTGCCAAGGCACGTGCCGACCAGGCATACGACCTTGAAACAGCCCGCTCCAAGCAGCAGGTAACCGAGCAGGAAATGCAAATCAAGATCATTGAGCGCCAAAAGCAAATCGAGCTCGAGGAAAAAGAAATCCAGCGCCGTGAGCGCCAGTACGATTCCGAGGTCAAGAAAAAGGCTGACGCGGACCGTTACTCGGTCGAGCAATCTGCAGCTGCCCAAAAAGCGAAGGAAATGGCTGAAGCTGAAGCTAACAAATATCGGATTGAAGCACTTGCAAAAGCGGAAGCTGAGCGCATCCGCCTCGACGGTCTTGCCAAAGCGGATGCAGTCAGGGCGCAGGGGGAAACCGACGCTGAAATCATCCGCCTGAAAGGTCTTGCCGAAGCGGAAGCGAAGCAAAAGATCGCCGAAGCATTCGAATTGTTCGGCCAGGCAGCTGTCATGGACATGGTCATCAAAATGATGCCGGAATACGCGAAGCAAATTGCAGCACCGCTCGCCAACATCGACAAGATCAGCATCGTCGACACGGGCGGCGGCGGCTCCGGCAGCGGCGCAAACCGTGTCACTGGCTATGCGACCAACCTGATGGCCGGCCTTCAGGAAACCCTGAAAGCATCAAGCGGCATCGACCTGAAAGAGCTGCTTGAAAACTACTCCGGCAAAGGCACCATCCGCCCAGCCGTCCTTGAAGGAACAGTCAAGGAAGAAAAGAAAGAACCAGTGAAGGCGTAA
- a CDS encoding SPFH domain-containing protein produces MQEKDVFKMNGFAGLGIFILLVAGAVYFLVQFGMTGSLIWAVIGILLGAAAFLTMTGFTIIQPNQAMALTLFGSYLGVIKKEGFWLTVPLSVRKKVSLRVLNFNSDRLKVNDLEGNPIEIAAVVVYKVFDTAKAVFDVEDYKTFVHTQSETGLRHIASQYPYDNFNNDYEISLRQHSDEVGEVLTKDLQARLMVAGVEVIEARIMHLAYASEIASAMLQRQQAKAVLSARKVIVEGAVGMVKSAIEQLSNEGVVELDEEKKAQMVNNLMVALVSEKGNQPIINTGSIY; encoded by the coding sequence ATGCAGGAAAAAGATGTGTTTAAGATGAACGGTTTTGCCGGGCTGGGGATATTTATCCTTTTGGTAGCGGGCGCGGTGTATTTTCTTGTTCAGTTCGGCATGACCGGCAGCCTAATCTGGGCTGTAATCGGCATATTGCTTGGTGCAGCGGCTTTTTTGACAATGACCGGCTTTACCATTATCCAGCCGAATCAGGCGATGGCACTTACCCTTTTCGGAAGCTATCTCGGGGTGATCAAGAAGGAAGGGTTTTGGCTGACGGTTCCGTTAAGTGTCAGGAAGAAAGTGTCTTTGAGAGTACTAAACTTCAACAGCGACAGGCTTAAGGTTAATGACCTTGAAGGAAATCCAATTGAGATTGCGGCTGTTGTGGTTTATAAGGTTTTTGACACAGCGAAAGCGGTCTTTGATGTCGAGGACTACAAAACTTTCGTCCACACTCAAAGTGAAACAGGACTCAGGCATATTGCCAGCCAATATCCATATGACAACTTCAACAATGACTATGAAATTTCGCTCCGCCAACATTCTGACGAAGTAGGCGAGGTGCTGACAAAGGACCTTCAGGCGAGGCTCATGGTTGCAGGTGTCGAGGTAATTGAAGCGCGGATTATGCACCTTGCCTATGCGAGCGAAATTGCTTCGGCGATGCTGCAACGACAGCAGGCAAAAGCGGTTCTTTCTGCGAGGAAGGTCATTGTCGAAGGCGCCGTCGGAATGGTAAAGTCGGCAATCGAGCAGCTGAGCAATGAAGGTGTTGTCGAGCTTGATGAGGAAAAGAAAGCTCAAATGGTCAATAATCTGATGGTGGCTCTTGTATCCGAAAAAGGAAATCAGCCCATCATCAATACCGGATCGATTTACTAA
- the nadE gene encoding ammonia-dependent NAD(+) synthetase — MSIQERIISELHVKPEINPKEEIRKRIDFLKDYLVKAHGKGFVLGISGGQDSTLAGRLAQLAAEELRAEGRDAKFVAIRLPYGVQHDEDDAQLALDFIKADEEYVFNIKSAVDAVEVEYNKASDGKDLADFQKGNVKARLRMIAQYAVAGMEGMLVIGSDHAAEAVTGFYTKYGDGGADVLPLTGLNKRQGRQLMIELGAVERLYTKVPTADLLDHKPGQSDETELGIAYEVIDDFLEGKSVAPEDAAKIESRYLISEHKRHTPASMFDDWWKE; from the coding sequence ATGAGTATTCAGGAGAGAATTATTTCCGAGCTGCATGTGAAGCCGGAGATTAACCCGAAGGAGGAGATCCGCAAGCGGATTGATTTCTTGAAGGACTATCTGGTGAAGGCGCACGGTAAAGGGTTTGTGCTTGGAATTAGCGGCGGGCAGGATTCGACGCTTGCCGGGAGATTGGCGCAGCTTGCAGCCGAAGAACTCAGAGCAGAAGGCCGCGATGCGAAGTTCGTTGCAATCCGCCTGCCATACGGTGTTCAGCATGATGAGGATGATGCGCAGCTGGCGCTTGATTTTATCAAGGCCGATGAGGAGTATGTCTTCAATATCAAGTCGGCCGTTGACGCGGTCGAAGTGGAGTACAACAAGGCAAGCGATGGCAAGGACCTCGCTGATTTCCAGAAAGGCAATGTGAAGGCTCGCCTTCGGATGATTGCCCAGTATGCGGTGGCTGGGATGGAAGGGATGCTCGTAATCGGGTCGGACCATGCGGCTGAGGCTGTAACTGGCTTCTATACAAAGTATGGCGATGGCGGGGCTGATGTGCTGCCATTGACTGGCCTGAACAAGCGCCAGGGACGCCAGCTGATGATTGAGCTTGGAGCGGTGGAGCGGCTTTACACGAAGGTGCCGACAGCGGATCTCCTTGACCATAAGCCTGGCCAGTCCGATGAGACGGAGCTGGGGATTGCGTATGAAGTGATTGATGATTTTCTTGAGGGCAAATCAGTAGCGCCTGAAGACGCAGCAAAAATCGAATCACGCTACCTTATTTCTGAGCATAAGCGCCATACACCAGCGAGCATGTTTGATGACTGGTGGAAGGAATAA